From Fusarium oxysporum f. sp. lycopersici 4287 chromosome 10, whole genome shotgun sequence:
TTTTCCGCTTTTACATAACCAAAGGGACGCATCTTTCTCGGGCAATGGATGTTCCAACCATCACAGAGGTTTCTGAGCTCATGCCACTGCGAAAGACGATTTCTTACCCACATTTGTTCGTTTTGGGAACTAATCTCATCGGATCGTGACGCAGTCGCTCGGAAGTTTGCAACCTTTGCAATGATGTAGAGCGCACGATGTACCCAGGTTTGttcgtcctcgtcctcgtcatcttggTTATTGTTACGAGATCCAAGACTCATTCCCCATTCGTCGGGACTCCACGTTGTCTGCCAATTTGTTGCCAGGCAATTGAGAACTTCAATCCCTATGTTCAGCCAGAAGCAGGCCAGTCCAATCCCTGTACTTCTGGCATCCCATCCACATTCTCGCACAAGGGCTCGCGAACCTGCTATATGGCTCATACGCTGGGCAGGCTTTTCGCACATAATCTCGTATACGTTCAGAACGATCGCTGTCGTGGCACACTCGGCGGTATTTCGATCAGGGTTCTGGAGGCTTCGAAGAAGCTGCGTGGTTGCGGTATTGTAGTAGAACAGCGCTTTGTCATGATTCTCGGGGGCAGCCAGAGAAGTATGTTTGACACCACATGCAAGAAGGGCATTGAGGAGCATTGTCGACCTCAGAGCGTGATACGGAATGCTTCGGGTGAAATGTTTCTCCCGGTTGAACGAATCCATCCAAACAGCAACTTCTTCGACAAAGACTTGCATGTAATGAATTTCTTCGGCTGATGTCAATATGTTGCGGCCCACCGGTTCGTTGCTTTGGGTTGCTGAAGGTTGCACATGGTCATCCTGGAAGACTTGTTCGGCAAGCGGTCTTTCTATTCGAGGCGGTGTGTCTATCTGGGGTATCGCCAAGTTTTCGACCTCTTCAGTTGACGTTTGCTGTGCCAGAGGACGGTTCCTCATTGCCATGAGCTGCTCTGGAAATACTTCTGCTCGTGGGGTCACAACAGCCTTtgtcgatgacgatggtgtGGCTATATGGGACGCGTCGCTCAGAGTCCCATGTTCATTCTCGTTAAGCTCAAGCTTGATACCGGTGTCTGCTTTGAATTTTGAATTTTCTGAAGGTTTGGCTGTGGCGTTATCCTGAGTATAGTTGAAACGATGTTGCGAACCAGGTTGAAGTCTATCAGCTGATGCATCTATATCTTGGATATTAGTTGCGGTGACTAAATTCACTACTTCTTGCCGGTCATCGCTATCGTCGACAATTTCAGAAGCGTACGGCGCATATCGTCCAAGTCCGCCCTGATATTCTGAAGCAATGTCTCGCGATTCATCTTGGAACTCGACTACGACTGGATTAGCACAAATTATTCATCTCGACCGGAAGCTCCGTACCTTCCCAGCCTCCAGGACTTGGTGTAGCAGCAGGCCGATGGAGGTTGATTTCCAGAAAGTTAAGACGTACTCCTCTCTTACATTCACGGCCTCGCTTCCGGCAGTTCATGCAATTGGGCACGGCTTCGTCACACTTGAGATGTCTCTCACGGCATGTAAGACATCCTGTTCGGACTCTTTTTCCTTTGACTGGAGTCGGATTTGACGTCGGCATGGGACTTTGAATAGTCATCTCTCTGGGATTTTCCATGGATAGACCTGTAGGGTCTTGGCTGATGTTCGGAGGTTCGGAGATCGGTGTCGCCCCCATATGGGAATGCCGCTGAACTTCAAGATCGAACATTTCAAAGTCGAGGTTGTTGTCGGTCGCATAGGGTCCTGGTGAATAACCTTGCCATTCCGCAGGGAACGGCATTGTCTGCCTTTCATTGGAGTCTTCATTTTGCATCGCCGCACCGAAACTGACACCAAGAACGGCGATGTCATGGGGGCTTGTTTGAGCAGACACTATAACCTACCTGGCTCTCTATAGGAGGCCAGGGCAATGGTGTGGGATTTCCCGTTCAGAATGCTGAAGTAGACGGCACAGCTTTGGAGTTTTGGTGTTGCAGAATGAATGCTTTTGCTGTTACATTTGAGGCCAGATGACCGGCCACCTACAAGTCGAAAGATTCTAGAAGATTGAACGGAAGCATGGAATGAAATCATTGCTTGGGCCAGGCCACGGCTTCTGGTCCGGTCTCCCTACCCCGGGCTCGGTATAGAAAACCGTCGCAGGTTCGGGATTGTGGTTGTGGCTCCACAGTCGGAGTAAGGACTAGGAGCGATAAGGCGGGGTGTGGTAATGGATGACCATGAACAAGAGAATGAACCGGACGGGACTTGATGAATATAAATTCAAGAGTGCATCGATGTCGGTCAGCATTAGGTGTCTGAGCTCCTCTAACAGCTGGATGTGCCCGCCAGTTTCCGAGCGCTGCCTCACGGTTATATGGCGAAATACCATCACCTTAACCAAGGTACGCAAGCCAATAATCACGGAGCGTACTCCGGCTGTCGTGCGAGTACAAGTAGCCTCTTCTCTCGGCTGTGATTCGGAGAGCAGGCTGACTGGTACTGAGACCATTACACCGGATGGCGTCTGTGTTCAATTTCAGTTCTGTCCTgtcttattattaagaaCAGAAAGGAGTATGCGCTAAAAGAggcatgatgatgctggACGCTACAAGAGTCAAGTGTCCGGCCATATGGCTCAACCTGCATGACAGATGCGTGCAAGACTATCCACCAAAGTTGGCGACGGAGCTTATAGGACAAAGCTGAAGTTGGTTCCTTGAGGGAATTTGACTGTCACGTATGACTCCAGTGTTATATGTATGGATTACACATGTGGCGCCCAGGATTGATGAAACTCGGCTTACATGCTAATGCCTGAAATTACCGGAATCCGGAAGAGAGGGATGCTCGTGTTAGGATCGAACATGGCTTCCATCCATCCGCAGGCTTCGCTTATTGAATCGGCTGTCAATGTCGCTCGTGCACCACGATGTCTTTTCCTACGGCAAGAGTCAGCCCCATCAGACGATGTACGATGCGAGTGAGCTACACGATTTGAGTGGCACGGGTACGCCCGAAATATACAACAATTTTGGAAATTCGGTTGTAAGTGATATAGGTAGGACGAAAGCAATAGCCCAAAATAACTCGGGCCTGGCAACCAATGGTAGCACATAAGAGTACGACCTCAAGAAAGTCTTGAGATGTTTCCAGTATGAAATATATAACATTTTTTTAGGGACATATAAAATTCGTTCCTGCATGATGCTATGTACCTAGATTGTAGATACCTAGACTACCATGTAGTCTAAGTGTTTAGAAATTAATTCGCTGATCCGTTTGTCCGTATCGATCAGCCAGGCTATGTAGGCAATGGCCCAGCAATGAATTTGCCACCCTATATCTCGTCCGAAACAACTCAGGATAGAATCAAACTCTTTGTACAACTGATATGCTCTCTGAGATGCGGTTAAATGGACTATTCATCAGTCTTAACATGGCCGACAGGCTAATGTTCATAGATCTGGACTTCATACGATGATTGTCCCACAGCGACTTCTAGAAAACCAACCCAACTTAAGCAGCTTTCAATTCCTTACCATGACCACACATactcatcaacaacatggaTCCTTCAACACCGACACCAAAATCCATATTGCGCGGACACAAATCTCAAGTTCACACGGCAGCATTTATTAGATCCAATGAGCGCCTCATTACTGGCGATGCGGATGGCTTCGTGGTGCTATGGGACCTCACAATAATGCGCCCACGAGCCGTTTGGCGCCCTCACGAAAAGGCTCTATTGGGTATTGGCGGCTGGGGTGACGACAAAATCATCACGTAATTGCTCTCTTGAAAATCAGTAATGACTGGGAAATGGATTTACTGACAACAGTTTGCAGGCATGGTCGTGATTTAAAGCTCATAGTGTGGAAACTTGGCGAGGCAGATGAGGAGCATCTCAGCACAGCATTGCCAGTGGAAGAAGtggcaacaccaagaccgCAACCATGGATGCTACATCTCCTTGAGGTCAATACCTTGAATTTCTGTGCTTTCGCCATTTGTTCAAGTGCGCCTGGCTCCGTCGCTACCGCCTCTGAGGTGCTGATCGCGGTGCCTAATACTTTGCACTCAGACGCTGTATGGAGAACCTCTACCACATTGTGACCAGGGCTGATATTCATAGATCGACATCTACCAATTGCCTTCACAAAGACGGATTCATACCATCAAAGCTGGTGATAAAACGGGCATGGCCATGTGCCTTGCTCTCCTGCATCACAAAGACGCTCTCACGCTCATTGCTGCCTTTGAGAATGGTTACGCAACTGTCCACCGTCTTGAGTCCGATGACCAATGGGTCACAGCGTACCATTCCCAGGCCCATTCACAACCTGTCCTGTCGCTGAGCGTCTATAACGACTTTTTCATCACGTCCAGCGCCGACTCTATCATCGCCAAACATCCCATTCCTACCGATCTGTTCTTTCCTCTGGGCGACACTGTACCTCCTGGAAGCACCGAGCGTGTAGTAGAGATAGTAGACGAAGAACCTAAGGGAAAGTCACTTCTATCTGCTGGCCTGAcgtcttcatcgtcacaGGGGCTGAAGCCTCCTCGTAAGGGCGTTGCGTGGAAAGATCCGCTCAAAgctatcaacaccaagcacTCCGGACAACAGAGTCTAGACATACGATCCGATGGAAGAATCTTTGCTACTGCAGGATGGGATTCTAAAGTGCGAGTGTACTCTACAAAAACCATGAAAGAGCTCGCTGTGTTAAAGTGGCATCAAGTCGGATGCTACGCCGTTACATTCGCTGATGTTATGATATCGGATCAAACGGAGGAAGAAAACTCTACGTCTAACGATAACAAAGCCACGGGGAGTTCAAACACGCGGACGGGCTCGTTGATCCGAACAGGGCTCAGCGTCAAAGAGCAACGGATAGCTACGGCGAGAAAAACACATTGGATCGCAGCAGGTGCGAAAGACGGCAAGATTAGCTTATGGGATATTTATTAGCTATGTAAACCAGATCTTGCAGTGGATACCGCTTCGCTAGATAGGTTCATAGCAAATTCCGTCCTGCTCTGTGAAGCGGGAAGGGAGCATCTCTTGACGAGATGTGATCGAAATGGGCCAGCCTGACTTTCGAATAAATGTGCAAAAGCAAAAGTAACAACGCTGATAACTTGGATCCAAAATACGGTCAGTTCATGGTATCGTCAAACGTCTAATTGCGCCGTCAGCATTGTATATCCTGACATAAGCCATAGATGCACTCACGATCATACTCCCAACATCCTCTGTCCGCGTGCCGCACTTGTCTGTGACTGACATAAGCGAGAACCGTACACTTGAAATATTTTATGGACGAGAGCCCACCATCATTAGACGAGTCGCCGACTTGTTTCCATTTGACAACTCGGACCATATCCTGATCACCCACGCGGTAACGAGCGCATCGCGAAGTTCCTGGGTCATCTCTGCTGTAACGAATAGACTTATATGGCCTTGTTCATCCTGGATTTCTCTCGCTATTATGTCGCTATAGCAGTCTCTCCACTCGTATGCGACGCCTTTACTCCGCGATTCGCAAGCTTCGTACAGTACACCATCAGCTCGAAACTTACGACCTGGCCCTCTCACCATCCGCTCGAACCGAAAGCCTTTGAGCTGTCGCAGAATATTACCGGAGCGAAAACATGACACCCCAAAGCTTGTCAGCGCTCGTTGTGAGGTGGCTTCGGCATGGTACGGAAAAGACGGGAACTCGGCAGCAGTGGGATGCTTGAGATCGAATAGGTGTCGGTTTTTTAGCACGACCTGGGGCAGACCGGCGGATGTCTTTGTAACGGGATCTATGCGCTCGACTTTGACATTGCGATCGTTATCGTGGAGGTAGCTGATGTCGTGGGAGAATTCGTAGAGTGGAGGGTCTTGGGGGTCGGTTGAGTAGATGAAGCGCCCTGCGATGAAGAGCGTTGCAGGGCCGAGAATTGAATCTTTGGGGCGGGTTATAGTGGTGGGGGTTGTGTAGTTGGGAGCAGCAGTGGTATCGTAGGAGGGCAATTCCAAGTCGGAATAGTTGGGTGGAGGCAGAGCCGACATTTTTGGATATTGTGATGATCGATAACGGATGATAGATTGATTAGGACTAAATTAAATGAAATAAATAGGGAACTAAATAATGCAGCTGTCGCGTGCAGTCAGTCACTGTATACAGGGCTTCTAAAGCTGCTATGACGTGTATCACTACTAGGGGCGGCAACGACGGGCTAAGCCATACTGTAGCCTCACAAGCGGAGATCAGTGGGCTCATAACTAAGACTTCGCCTCAATTCAGTTTCACAAGGCTCAATAACAGCGTACTTTAGCGCAATATTGACTGGTCATTGGTGCATCCTGGTATTTGTAATAATCCTTCATAAATACGACGATAATACGCCCAAACTCCTATTCCACAGACCCCTGTCATATGCTCAGAGTTTCACACACTTTTCAGCTTACAGACGAGAACCAAGGTTGACGTGTACGGACTTTGTGTTGCTGTACGCCTCGAGGCCAGCCTCACCGAGCTCACGACCGATACCGCTCTGCTTGACACCACCGAAGGGGATGTAGGGTTCGCTGTCTTGTGTGCTGTTAATCCAGACCATACCGGCCTCGATCTCAGCAGCGACGCGGTGCGCGCGCTCCACGTCCTTGGTGAAGACAGCTGCGCCGAGACCGTATGTAGAGTCGTTGGCGAGCTTGAGAGCCTCCTCTTCGCTGCTGAACTTGGTGATGACAACGACAGGGCCGAAAATCTCCTCGCGGAAGACTCGCATTTGGTGGTGCACGTCGCCGAAGACGGTGGGCTGGACGAAGAAACCCTTCTTTGAGGCATCGACAGGCTGGCCACCAGCGAGCAAAGTAGCGCCTTCAGACTTTCCAATCTTTATATACTCAAGAATACGGTCGTACTGCTGTCGAGAGACTTGGGGACCCTGATAGGTCTCGGAATCCCATTGGTGGCCGACCTTGCTGACAGTCTTGGTGGTCTCGATGAATCTCTGGACAAATTCGTCGTAGACCTTGTCCTGAACCAATAGGCGAGAAGTAGCTGTGCAGATCTGGCCCTGGTTGGACATGATGCCCATGTGTGACCACTTGACAGCCTCATCGAGGTCACAGTCGGAGAAGACCAAGAGAGGCGACTTGCCACCCGTCTCAAGGGTAATGTTCTTGAGGGTCTTGGAGGCCATCTCCATGATCTTAGCACCCGTAGCAGTTGAGCCAGTGAAGgcaaccttctcaacaagaggGTGCTGGACCAGGGGAGGACCGGCCTCGCCACCATAACCGTTAAGAGCGTTGAAAACACCAGGAGGGAATCCGACGTCCTTGAAAGCCTGACCGAGGAGAAGTATGCTGAG
This genomic window contains:
- a CDS encoding aldehyde dehydrogenase (NAD+), producing MSLRSYKKMGAALASRLPLVGFCRSVYPSLSRPSTQSLYRLSLSPLGRSITTTQKRFSNMSDLFVNLEAPNGVKYTQPTGLFINNEFVPGSSKQKITSIDPATEKEIATVHAASADDVDKAVKAAHAAFHAPSWKKMPPPQRGALMNKLADYIEERTQMFATSEAWDNGKIYADAEGGDVVEVINTIRYYAGWADKITGQTITANPNKLAYTLRQPLGVVAQIIPWNYPLAMAAWKIGPALACGNTIVMKAAEQTPLSILLLGQAFKDVGFPPGVFNALNGYGGEAGPPLVQHPLVEKVAFTGSTATGAKIMEMASKTLKNITLETGGKSPLLVFSDCDLDEAVKWSHMGIMSNQGQICTATSRLLVQDKVYDEFVQRFIETTKTVSKVGHQWDSETYQGPQVSRQQYDRILEYIKIGKSEGATLLAGGQPVDASKKGFFVQPTVFGDVHHQMRVFREEIFGPVVVITKFSSEEEALKLANDSTYGLGAAVFTKDVERAHRVAAEIEAGMVWINSTQDSEPYIPFGGVKQSGIGRELGEAGLEAYSNTKSVHVNLGSRL